A region from the Microbispora sp. ZYX-F-249 genome encodes:
- a CDS encoding serine/threonine-protein kinase, whose translation MVPSTLGGRYELEELIGQGGMGEVWRGRDLRAHRPVAVKILAPQVAGVASRERFAREARAAARVVHPNVVTVLDVGEQDARPYLVMELLTGRSLAAELLDRGRYGVAEACDLMSQAAAGLDAAHRAGVVHRDVKPANLHRTASGVLKVVDFGVAQVATEAARLTMVGTVVGTAAYLAPEQIDGRGGGAACDLYALGCVCYELLCGHPPFTGSAPELVYQHMHQAPVPPGRHRPDIPAELERLIMALLAKDPAARPADAEVARRVLATVALSATQPGREGGSAAWEGGPVAWETGAAPAHGPYPGGARAGDTALLDAPPPAVPAGRTPRSPERRTLIRLGAAVAGLAVITIGVAALSDGGGRAEPAVAAQSPAATRAETSPGPSRKASASPSPRPSRTPSFRPSPRPSPTPSATRRVYRGYMEWLAAFDHAVQAQESRGGIEPKLAREAHDAIRKTARDLAEGRGRGDKAARRVRDLLIKLQRAHRTGRLADGPLIDFVNSAGFSSRGDDD comes from the coding sequence GTGGTGCCGTCCACGCTCGGCGGTCGTTACGAGCTGGAGGAGCTGATCGGCCAGGGCGGGATGGGCGAGGTCTGGCGGGGCCGGGACCTGCGTGCCCACCGCCCCGTGGCGGTCAAGATCCTCGCGCCGCAGGTCGCCGGGGTCGCCTCACGGGAACGCTTCGCCCGCGAGGCACGCGCCGCCGCCCGCGTCGTCCATCCGAACGTGGTGACGGTGCTGGACGTCGGCGAGCAGGACGCGCGGCCCTACCTGGTGATGGAGCTGCTGACCGGCCGCAGCCTGGCCGCGGAGCTGCTCGACCGGGGCCGGTACGGCGTGGCGGAGGCGTGCGACCTCATGAGCCAGGCCGCCGCGGGGCTGGACGCCGCCCACCGCGCCGGGGTCGTGCACCGGGACGTCAAACCCGCCAACCTGCACCGCACCGCGAGCGGCGTGCTCAAGGTGGTCGACTTCGGCGTCGCCCAGGTGGCGACCGAGGCGGCGCGGCTGACGATGGTGGGCACCGTCGTCGGCACCGCCGCGTATCTCGCGCCGGAACAGATCGACGGCCGGGGCGGCGGGGCCGCCTGCGACCTCTACGCGCTGGGGTGCGTCTGCTACGAGCTGCTGTGCGGGCACCCGCCGTTCACCGGGTCGGCCCCCGAGCTGGTGTATCAGCACATGCACCAGGCCCCGGTGCCGCCCGGCCGGCACCGGCCCGACATCCCCGCCGAGCTGGAACGCCTGATCATGGCGCTGCTGGCGAAGGACCCCGCCGCACGGCCCGCCGACGCGGAGGTCGCGCGCCGGGTCCTGGCGACCGTCGCCCTCTCCGCGACGCAGCCGGGGCGCGAAGGCGGCTCGGCGGCGTGGGAAGGCGGGCCGGTGGCGTGGGAGACCGGGGCGGCCCCGGCGCACGGGCCGTATCCGGGTGGTGCGCGTGCGGGCGACACGGCCCTGCTCGACGCCCCGCCGCCCGCCGTCCCGGCCGGCCGTACTCCGCGGTCGCCCGAACGGCGGACGCTGATCCGGCTCGGCGCCGCGGTGGCGGGGCTCGCCGTGATCACGATCGGGGTGGCGGCGCTGTCCGACGGCGGCGGGCGGGCCGAACCCGCGGTCGCGGCCCAGTCGCCGGCGGCCACCCGCGCCGAGACGTCACCCGGCCCGTCGAGGAAGGCCTCGGCGAGTCCGTCGCCCCGGCCGTCCAGGACACCGTCCTTCAGGCCGTCACCGAGGCCGTCTCCCACGCCGTCCGCGACGCGACGCGTCTACCGCGGCTACATGGAGTGGCTGGCCGCCTTCGACCACGCCGTGCAGGCGCAGGAGAGCCGGGGCGGCATCGAGCCGAAGCTGGCCCGCGAAGCCCACGACGCCATCAGGAAGACGGCCAGGGACCTCGCCGAGGGCAGGGGCAGGGGCGACAAGGCCGCGCGGCGCGTCCGCGACCTGCTCATCAAGCTGCAGCGGGCGCATCGGACGGGCAGGCTCGCCGACGGCCCGCTGATCGACTTCGTGAACTCCGCCGGCTTCAGCTCCCGAGGGGACGACGACTGA
- a CDS encoding indolepyruvate ferredoxin oxidoreductase family protein produces MSSPVSSPAVSLDDKYAAENGTVLISGVQALVRLTLEQRRLDAARGLDTRVFVSGYPGSPLGGVDLEMARAARFLEEAGVVARPGLNEELAATAVAGTQLLAQVPGRRHEGVTGFWYGKNPGLDRAADAIRHGNVAGTAPLGGAVAWIGDDPGSKSSTVPSSCEPMCQSLSMPLLAPGSVAEVVELGLHAVALSRATGLWAGLKIVADVADASATVDLGRLRETIRSGVPVPDRAERGAPPTLVGPASLDAEHDMLTRRLGLAREYARAHGLNRITHDAPGATTGVLASGASYAVVLRALADLGLDEAAMDHLGLRLIRLAMPFPLAYDDLAAMTAGLDRVLVVEDKVPFLEGHLKQALYDTGRRPDVVGRELLTARGTLGGEDVAGALATCFGPDRLPRRAAILSPAPARRRVMLPLAAVRTPYFCSGCPHNASTRASDDTLVGPGIGCHAMIALDGDGRGRRIGMTQMGGEGAQWFGLAPFTSDRHFTQNLGDGTFHHSGSLAVRAAVAAGVSMTYKLLYNDAVAMTGGQRAEGRLDVPALTRWLAAEGVRRVVVTTPEPETYRGVRLAPIASVRHRDDLPAVEKELAAIDGVTVLIHDDRCAAEERRLRKRGKLPTPRARVVVNERVCEGCGDCGDASTCLSVQPVETEFGRKTRIHQASCNSDLSCLKGDCPSFLLVEPRPAASRTVPEPPVALTEPAPRFPERSVLLRMPGIGGTGVVTVSQILQMAAHLDGLHAAGLDQTGLAQKGGPVVSDVRVSPHPIGGSVRAARGTADVLVCFDVLTAAADDTLAVASPGRTVAVVNTAIVPTAAMVTGRAALSGPEDAVARIASATLPEACLQVDAGALSEALFGDHMPANLVLVGAAYQHGCIPISAGAIERAIRLNKAAVERNLAAFRWGRAAVIDREAVFRAAIPPAPPAVPVGVAALREAAGTGALEETLAVRIADLTGYQNAAYARSYARDVRRVAALAAGRAGEEAGARIGLAYARGLHKLMAYKDEYEVARLHLDPVERARREREFGPGAAVSVLLHPPLLRAMGLRRKIRLRRSADVVFRGLRAARVLRGTALDVFGHAAVRRVERTLVGEYRELVRRAIERLTPATAQTVAEIAALPDVIRGYEGVKLARVAEFRDRAAALLARLDDPALVEVP; encoded by the coding sequence GTGTCCTCGCCCGTGTCCTCACCGGCCGTCTCGCTCGACGACAAGTACGCGGCCGAGAACGGCACCGTGCTGATCTCCGGCGTCCAGGCCCTCGTCCGGCTCACCCTGGAGCAGCGCCGCCTCGACGCCGCGCGCGGCCTCGACACGCGGGTGTTCGTCTCCGGATATCCCGGTTCGCCGCTGGGCGGCGTCGACCTGGAGATGGCACGGGCCGCGCGATTCCTGGAGGAGGCGGGGGTGGTGGCCCGGCCCGGCCTCAACGAGGAGCTGGCGGCCACGGCGGTGGCGGGCACGCAGCTGCTCGCGCAGGTGCCGGGCCGCCGGCACGAGGGGGTGACCGGCTTCTGGTACGGGAAGAACCCGGGCCTCGACCGGGCCGCGGACGCGATCCGGCACGGCAACGTCGCCGGCACCGCGCCGCTCGGCGGGGCGGTGGCCTGGATCGGCGACGACCCGGGCAGCAAGTCGTCGACCGTGCCCAGCTCCTGCGAGCCGATGTGCCAGAGCCTGTCGATGCCGCTGCTCGCCCCCGGCTCCGTGGCGGAGGTCGTCGAACTCGGGCTGCACGCGGTGGCGCTGTCGCGGGCCACCGGTCTGTGGGCCGGCCTGAAGATCGTGGCCGACGTCGCCGACGCCTCCGCCACCGTCGACCTCGGGCGGCTGCGCGAAACCATCCGGTCCGGCGTCCCGGTGCCGGACCGCGCGGAGCGGGGAGCGCCGCCCACCCTGGTCGGCCCGGCCTCGCTCGACGCCGAGCACGACATGCTCACCCGCAGACTCGGCCTGGCCCGTGAGTACGCCCGCGCGCACGGCCTCAACCGGATCACCCACGACGCGCCGGGGGCCACGACGGGCGTGCTCGCGTCCGGCGCCTCCTACGCCGTGGTCCTGCGCGCCCTGGCCGACCTCGGCCTGGACGAGGCCGCGATGGACCACCTCGGCCTGCGGCTGATCCGGCTCGCCATGCCCTTCCCGCTCGCCTACGACGACCTCGCCGCCATGACCGCCGGGCTCGACCGGGTGCTCGTGGTCGAGGACAAGGTGCCGTTCCTGGAGGGGCACCTCAAGCAGGCGTTGTACGACACCGGCCGGCGGCCCGACGTCGTCGGCCGGGAACTGCTGACGGCGCGCGGCACGCTCGGCGGCGAGGACGTGGCCGGGGCGCTCGCCACCTGCTTCGGCCCCGACCGCCTGCCCCGCCGGGCGGCGATCCTGTCGCCCGCCCCCGCGAGGCGTCGCGTCATGCTCCCTCTGGCCGCCGTCCGCACGCCGTACTTCTGCTCGGGCTGCCCGCACAACGCCTCCACGCGGGCCTCCGACGACACGCTGGTCGGCCCGGGCATCGGCTGCCACGCCATGATCGCCCTGGACGGCGACGGACGCGGCAGGCGGATCGGCATGACGCAGATGGGAGGCGAGGGCGCCCAGTGGTTCGGCCTCGCCCCCTTCACCTCCGACCGCCACTTCACCCAGAACCTCGGCGACGGCACCTTCCACCACTCCGGCTCGCTCGCCGTGCGCGCCGCCGTCGCCGCCGGCGTCTCGATGACGTACAAGCTGCTCTACAACGACGCGGTGGCGATGACCGGCGGGCAGCGCGCCGAGGGCCGCCTCGACGTCCCGGCGCTGACGCGGTGGCTCGCGGCCGAGGGCGTGCGCCGCGTCGTGGTCACCACCCCGGAGCCGGAGACCTACCGGGGCGTGCGGCTGGCGCCGATCGCGTCCGTACGGCACCGCGACGACCTCCCGGCGGTGGAGAAGGAACTCGCGGCGATCGACGGGGTGACCGTGCTCATCCACGACGACCGGTGCGCGGCCGAGGAGCGGCGGCTGCGCAAACGCGGAAAACTGCCCACGCCGAGGGCCAGGGTCGTGGTCAACGAGCGCGTGTGCGAGGGCTGCGGCGACTGCGGGGACGCCTCGACCTGCCTGTCGGTGCAGCCGGTGGAGACCGAGTTCGGCCGCAAGACCCGCATCCACCAGGCATCGTGCAACTCCGACCTGAGCTGCCTCAAGGGCGACTGCCCGTCGTTCCTGCTCGTCGAGCCCCGTCCCGCGGCGTCGCGTACCGTGCCCGAGCCGCCGGTGGCGCTGACCGAGCCGGCGCCGCGGTTCCCGGAGCGCTCGGTGCTGCTGCGGATGCCCGGCATCGGCGGCACCGGAGTGGTCACCGTCTCGCAGATCCTGCAGATGGCCGCCCACCTCGACGGCCTGCACGCCGCCGGGCTCGACCAGACCGGGCTGGCGCAGAAGGGCGGTCCCGTCGTCAGCGACGTGCGCGTGTCCCCGCACCCGATCGGCGGGTCGGTCCGCGCCGCCCGCGGCACCGCCGACGTCCTCGTCTGCTTCGACGTGCTCACCGCCGCCGCGGACGACACGCTCGCCGTCGCCTCGCCCGGCCGTACGGTCGCCGTCGTGAACACCGCGATCGTGCCGACCGCCGCCATGGTCACCGGCCGCGCCGCCCTGTCCGGGCCCGAGGACGCGGTCGCCCGCATCGCGTCGGCCACCCTGCCCGAGGCCTGCCTCCAGGTGGACGCCGGCGCGCTGTCCGAGGCGTTGTTCGGCGACCACATGCCCGCCAACCTCGTGCTCGTCGGCGCGGCCTACCAGCACGGCTGCATCCCGATCTCGGCCGGCGCGATCGAGCGGGCCATCCGGCTCAACAAGGCGGCGGTGGAGCGGAACCTGGCGGCATTCCGGTGGGGACGGGCCGCCGTGATCGACCGCGAGGCCGTCTTCCGGGCCGCGATCCCCCCGGCCCCTCCCGCCGTGCCGGTCGGCGTCGCCGCCCTGCGCGAGGCGGCCGGGACCGGAGCGCTCGAGGAGACGCTCGCCGTGCGGATCGCCGACCTGACCGGCTACCAGAACGCGGCCTACGCCCGCTCGTACGCGCGTGACGTGCGCCGGGTGGCCGCGCTGGCCGCCGGGCGGGCGGGGGAGGAGGCCGGCGCGCGGATCGGGCTCGCCTACGCCCGGGGGCTGCACAAGCTCATGGCGTACAAGGACGAGTACGAGGTCGCCCGGCTGCACCTCGACCCCGTGGAGCGGGCCCGGCGCGAGCGGGAGTTCGGCCCCGGCGCGGCCGTGTCGGTGCTGCTGCACCCGCCGCTGCTGCGGGCGATGGGCCTGCGGCGCAAGATCAGGCTGCGCCGGTCCGCCGATGTCGTGTTCCGCGGGCTGCGGGCCGCCCGCGTGCTGCGCGGCACCGCCCTCGACGTGTTCGGGCACGCCGCCGTCCGCCGCGTGGAGCGTACGCTGGTCGGGGAGTACCGCGAGCTGGTACGGCGCGCGATCGAGCGGCTCACCCCGGCGACCGCTCAGACCGTCGCCGAGATCGCCGCACTGCCGGACGTGATCCGCGGCTACGAGGGCGTGAAGCTCGCCCGTGTCGCGGAGTTCCGCGACCGCGCGGCGGCCCTGCTCGCCCGGCTGGACGACCCCGCACTGGTGGAGGTGCCGTGA
- a CDS encoding Lrp/AsnC family transcriptional regulator codes for MAEIDDIDHRLLRLLREDGRRTFSEMAAEIGLSVAAVKRRVDRLREIGVITGFTVRIDYAKLGWGIEAFTELRYPGTTPVGKIVRTATDVPEVQEVFTIAGDPDALIHVRVRDLGHLQQVIDRLRRAGDVTGTKTLLVLGSWTRDVGPVEDLSRRPLGS; via the coding sequence ATGGCGGAGATCGACGACATCGACCACCGGCTGCTGCGCCTGCTGCGCGAGGACGGGCGCAGGACCTTCTCGGAGATGGCCGCCGAGATCGGGTTGTCGGTGGCCGCGGTGAAGCGGAGGGTCGACCGCCTGCGGGAGATCGGCGTCATCACGGGCTTCACCGTGCGGATCGACTACGCCAAGCTCGGCTGGGGCATCGAGGCGTTCACCGAACTGCGCTACCCCGGCACCACCCCGGTCGGCAAGATCGTCCGTACCGCCACGGATGTGCCGGAGGTGCAGGAGGTGTTCACGATCGCCGGCGACCCGGACGCGCTCATCCACGTCCGCGTCCGCGACCTCGGCCATCTCCAGCAGGTCATCGACCGGCTGCGCCGCGCCGGCGACGTGACCGGCACCAAGACCCTGCTCGTGCTGGGGTCGTGGACCCGCGACGTCGGGCCGGTCGAGGACCTCAGTCGTCGTCCCCTCGGGAGCTGA
- a CDS encoding AMP-binding protein, translating into MSETTGTHAFREARDLLLRLREDPERAAREFAWPVFGDRFNWATDWFDVIARGNDRTALWIVEEDGSERRHSFDEMARRSDRVAAWLAAQGVGTGDHVLLMLGNQVELWESMLAVMKLGAVIMPATTALGTADLADRVRRGRVRHVVANAADTHKFDGVPGDYGRVCVGEATGWLRYGDAYAMPDPEPYEARTSPGDPLLLYFTSGTTSRPKLVRHTQVSYPVGHLTTMYFAGVRPGDVHLNISSPGWAKHAWSCLFAPWNAEATVFVHNYSRFDAAALLALIRRAEVTTFCAPPTVWRMLIQADLGDGPGRLREAVAAGEPLNPEVIAQVERAWGLTVRDGYGQTETTALIANTPGTPVKAGSMGRPLPGVPVVIVDPVTGRPADEGEICLDLAARPVNLMTGYLDGDEEAMAGGLYHTGDVAVRDADGSITFVGRTDDVFKASDYKISPFELESVLIEHPAVAEAAVVPAPDPIRLAVPKAYVVPAAGWEPNRETAAAILRHARERLAPYQRVRRIEFADLPKTISGKIRRGELRARETSAAQEGTPPSREWRDDEFPELRA; encoded by the coding sequence GTGAGCGAGACGACCGGCACCCACGCCTTCCGGGAAGCCCGCGACCTGCTGCTCCGCTTACGGGAGGACCCCGAGCGGGCGGCGCGTGAGTTCGCGTGGCCGGTGTTCGGCGACAGGTTCAACTGGGCCACGGACTGGTTCGACGTCATCGCCCGGGGCAACGACCGCACGGCCCTGTGGATCGTGGAGGAGGACGGCTCCGAGCGGCGTCACTCCTTCGACGAGATGGCCCGCCGCTCCGACCGGGTGGCCGCCTGGCTGGCCGCACAGGGGGTCGGCACGGGCGACCACGTGCTGCTCATGCTCGGCAACCAGGTCGAGCTGTGGGAGTCGATGCTGGCCGTGATGAAGCTCGGCGCGGTGATCATGCCGGCGACCACCGCCCTCGGCACGGCGGACCTCGCCGACCGCGTGCGCCGGGGACGCGTCCGGCACGTCGTCGCCAACGCGGCCGACACGCACAAGTTCGACGGCGTCCCGGGCGATTACGGCCGCGTCTGCGTGGGCGAGGCGACCGGCTGGCTCCGGTACGGCGACGCGTACGCGATGCCGGATCCGGAGCCGTACGAGGCCCGGACCTCTCCCGGCGACCCGCTGCTGCTGTACTTCACCTCGGGGACGACCAGCAGGCCCAAGCTCGTGCGGCACACCCAGGTGTCCTATCCGGTGGGGCACCTGACGACGATGTACTTCGCCGGGGTGCGGCCGGGCGACGTCCACCTCAACATCAGCTCACCCGGCTGGGCCAAGCACGCCTGGAGCTGCTTGTTCGCACCGTGGAACGCCGAGGCGACGGTCTTCGTGCACAACTACTCCCGCTTCGACGCCGCCGCCCTGCTCGCGCTGATCCGCCGGGCGGAGGTGACCACGTTCTGCGCGCCGCCGACCGTGTGGCGGATGCTCATCCAGGCCGACCTCGGGGACGGGCCGGGCCGCCTGCGTGAGGCGGTCGCCGCGGGGGAGCCGCTGAACCCCGAGGTCATCGCCCAGGTGGAGCGGGCGTGGGGGCTGACCGTCCGCGACGGGTACGGCCAGACCGAGACGACCGCGCTGATCGCCAACACGCCCGGCACGCCGGTGAAGGCCGGCTCGATGGGCCGCCCCCTTCCCGGCGTCCCGGTCGTGATCGTCGATCCGGTGACCGGCCGGCCGGCGGACGAGGGCGAGATCTGCCTCGACCTCGCCGCCCGTCCGGTCAACCTGATGACCGGATACCTGGACGGCGACGAGGAGGCCATGGCCGGCGGGCTCTACCACACGGGGGACGTCGCGGTCCGGGACGCCGACGGCTCGATCACCTTCGTGGGACGCACCGACGACGTGTTCAAGGCGTCCGACTACAAGATCTCGCCGTTCGAGCTGGAGAGCGTGCTCATCGAGCATCCCGCCGTGGCGGAGGCGGCGGTCGTCCCCGCCCCGGACCCCATTCGCCTCGCCGTGCCCAAGGCGTACGTGGTGCCCGCCGCGGGCTGGGAGCCGAACCGGGAGACCGCCGCGGCCATCCTGCGGCACGCCCGCGAGAGGCTCGCGCCGTACCAGCGGGTGCGCCGGATCGAGTTCGCCGACCTGCCCAAGACGATCTCGGGGAAGATCCGCCGGGGCGAGTTGCGGGCCAGGGAGACCTCCGCGGCGCAGGAGGGGACCCCGCCGTCGAGGGAGTGGCGGGACGACGAGTTCCCCGAGTTACGCGCCTGA